One genomic window of Nicotiana sylvestris chromosome 10, ASM39365v2, whole genome shotgun sequence includes the following:
- the LOC138879125 gene encoding uncharacterized protein — protein sequence MTAFNPLTAILTQNKLEGPNYVDWKRNLDIVLIAEEYKFVLDEVCPEKPGDDATDDEQKAYQKWIKADEMARCYILASMSNVLQHQHRSMESAYDILENLKEMFGDQNRAAK from the coding sequence ATGACTGCTTTCAATCCCCTTACTGCCATTCTTACCCAAAACAAACTTGAGGGTCCAAATTATGTTGATTGGAAACGAAATTTGGATATTGTTCTAATTGCTGAAGAGTACAAATTTGTGCTCGATGAGGTGTGTCCAGAAAAACCTGGAGATGATGCCACAGATGATGAACAGAAGGCTTACCAGAAATGGATTAAGGCTGATGAGATGGCGCGGTGTTACATTTTGGCATCCATGTCGAATGTTCTGCAACATCAGCATCGGTCGATGGAGTCTGCTTATGACATTCTGGAAAATCTCAAAGAAATGTTTGGAGATCAGAATCGTGCGGCTAAGTAG
- the LOC104240600 gene encoding auxin-responsive protein IAA16-like isoform X1: protein MSIPIEHDYIGLSEASLMERSCDKISSSSSSSSSSSPTDCEELEKSNVLKLKETELRLGLPGSWSPERKAENGVSPFGKDLEDKNIIVTPLKVFVSGAKRGFSDTIDSSRKDKAVGPQPLKSVEEKKSTPAHGNGVSHASKAQVVGWPPIRSFRKNTLANNSLKNNETEGKSGAGCLYVKVSMDGAPYLRKVDVKIYTNYAELSSALEKMFSCFTIGQCTSDGLPGREGLSESHLMDLLNGSEYVLTYEDKDGDWMLVGDVPWEMFIDSCKRLRIMKSSEAIGLAPRAISKCKNQIVA from the exons ATGTCTATACCAATAGAACATGATTACATAGGTTTATCAGAAGCTTCTTTAATGGAAAGAAGTTGTGATAAaatctcttcttcctcttcttcatcatcatcttcttcacctACTGATTGTGAGGAGCTTGAGAAAAGTAATGTTCTAAAGCTCAAGGAAACTGAGCTAAGACTTGGGTTGCCAGGTTCGTGGTCTCCAGAGAGGAAGGCTGAAAATGGGGTGTCTCCTTTTGGCAAAGATTTGGAGGATAAGAATATTATTGTTACCCCTTTGAAGGTTTTTGTTTCAGGAGCTAAGAGGGGATTTTCTGATACCATTGATTCCTCTAGGAAAGATAAGGCTGTTGGTCCTCAACCTCTAAAGTCTGTTGAAGAAAAAAAGTCTACTCCGGCGCATGGAAATGGTGTTTCTCATGCTTCAAA GGCACAAGTTGTGGGATGGCCACCAATTAGATCTTTCCGCAAGAACACCCTTGCCAACAATTCGTTGAAGAATAACGAGACTGAAGGAAAATCAGGAGCAGGTTGTCTTTATGTTAAAGTTAGCATGGATGGTGCCCCATACCTGAGAAAAGTCGACGTCAAAATCTACACCAACTATGCAGAACTCTCATCAGCTCTTGAGAAGATGTTCAGCTGCTTCACCATTG GGCAATGCACCTCTGACGGACTTCCAGGGCGAGAGGGGCTTAGTGAAAGTCACTTGATGGATCTTCTCAATGGTTCCGAGTATGTGCTGACTTATGAAGACAAGGATGGTGATTGGATGCTTGTAGGCGATGTTCCCTGGGA GATGTTTATAGACTCATGCAAGAGACTGCGGATTATGAAAAGCTCAGAGGCAATCGGGCTAG CTCCAAGGGCCATAAGCAAGTGCAAGAACCAAATTGTTGCCTAA
- the LOC104240600 gene encoding auxin-responsive protein IAA27-like isoform X2 has product MSIPIEHDYIGLSEASLMERSCDKISSSSSSSSSSSPTDCEELEKSNVLKLKETELRLGLPGSWSPERKAENGVSPFGKDLEDKNIIVTPLKVFVSGAKRGFSDTIDSSRKDKAVGPQPLKSVEEKKSTPAHGNGVSHASKAQVVGWPPIRSFRKNTLANNSLKNNETEGKSGAGCLYVKVSMDGAPYLRKVDVKIYTNYAELSSALEKMFSCFTIGQCTSDGLPGREGLSESHLMDLLNGSEYVLTYEDKDGDWMLVGDVPWEMFIDSCKRLRIMKSSEAIGLGSGAKI; this is encoded by the exons ATGTCTATACCAATAGAACATGATTACATAGGTTTATCAGAAGCTTCTTTAATGGAAAGAAGTTGTGATAAaatctcttcttcctcttcttcatcatcatcttcttcacctACTGATTGTGAGGAGCTTGAGAAAAGTAATGTTCTAAAGCTCAAGGAAACTGAGCTAAGACTTGGGTTGCCAGGTTCGTGGTCTCCAGAGAGGAAGGCTGAAAATGGGGTGTCTCCTTTTGGCAAAGATTTGGAGGATAAGAATATTATTGTTACCCCTTTGAAGGTTTTTGTTTCAGGAGCTAAGAGGGGATTTTCTGATACCATTGATTCCTCTAGGAAAGATAAGGCTGTTGGTCCTCAACCTCTAAAGTCTGTTGAAGAAAAAAAGTCTACTCCGGCGCATGGAAATGGTGTTTCTCATGCTTCAAA GGCACAAGTTGTGGGATGGCCACCAATTAGATCTTTCCGCAAGAACACCCTTGCCAACAATTCGTTGAAGAATAACGAGACTGAAGGAAAATCAGGAGCAGGTTGTCTTTATGTTAAAGTTAGCATGGATGGTGCCCCATACCTGAGAAAAGTCGACGTCAAAATCTACACCAACTATGCAGAACTCTCATCAGCTCTTGAGAAGATGTTCAGCTGCTTCACCATTG GGCAATGCACCTCTGACGGACTTCCAGGGCGAGAGGGGCTTAGTGAAAGTCACTTGATGGATCTTCTCAATGGTTCCGAGTATGTGCTGACTTATGAAGACAAGGATGGTGATTGGATGCTTGTAGGCGATGTTCCCTGGGA GATGTTTATAGACTCATGCAAGAGACTGCGGATTATGAAAAGCTCAGAGGCAATCGGGCTAG GCAGCGGAGCTaagatttga
- the LOC104240600 gene encoding auxin-responsive protein IAA8-like isoform X3 — MSIPIEHDYIGLSEASLMERSCDKISSSSSSSSSSSPTDCEELEKSNVLKLKETELRLGLPGSWSPERKAENGVSPFGKDLEDKNIIVTPLKVFVSGAKRGFSDTIDSSRKDKAVGPQPLKSVEEKKSTPAHGNGVSHASKAQVVGWPPIRSFRKNTLANNSLKNNETEGKSGAGCLYVKVSMDGAPYLRKVDVKIYTNYAELSSALEKMFSCFTIGQCTSDGLPGREGLSESHLMDLLNGSEYVLTYEDKDGDWMLVGDVPWDSKGHKQVQEPNCCLK, encoded by the exons ATGTCTATACCAATAGAACATGATTACATAGGTTTATCAGAAGCTTCTTTAATGGAAAGAAGTTGTGATAAaatctcttcttcctcttcttcatcatcatcttcttcacctACTGATTGTGAGGAGCTTGAGAAAAGTAATGTTCTAAAGCTCAAGGAAACTGAGCTAAGACTTGGGTTGCCAGGTTCGTGGTCTCCAGAGAGGAAGGCTGAAAATGGGGTGTCTCCTTTTGGCAAAGATTTGGAGGATAAGAATATTATTGTTACCCCTTTGAAGGTTTTTGTTTCAGGAGCTAAGAGGGGATTTTCTGATACCATTGATTCCTCTAGGAAAGATAAGGCTGTTGGTCCTCAACCTCTAAAGTCTGTTGAAGAAAAAAAGTCTACTCCGGCGCATGGAAATGGTGTTTCTCATGCTTCAAA GGCACAAGTTGTGGGATGGCCACCAATTAGATCTTTCCGCAAGAACACCCTTGCCAACAATTCGTTGAAGAATAACGAGACTGAAGGAAAATCAGGAGCAGGTTGTCTTTATGTTAAAGTTAGCATGGATGGTGCCCCATACCTGAGAAAAGTCGACGTCAAAATCTACACCAACTATGCAGAACTCTCATCAGCTCTTGAGAAGATGTTCAGCTGCTTCACCATTG GGCAATGCACCTCTGACGGACTTCCAGGGCGAGAGGGGCTTAGTGAAAGTCACTTGATGGATCTTCTCAATGGTTCCGAGTATGTGCTGACTTATGAAGACAAGGATGGTGATTGGATGCTTGTAGGCGATGTTCCCTGGGA CTCCAAGGGCCATAAGCAAGTGCAAGAACCAAATTGTTGCCTAAAGTAG